A region from the Halomarina litorea genome encodes:
- a CDS encoding SRPBCC family protein codes for MKVETSRFVRAPPAVVQRILSPVALVEAEGSFDVRGVEDGAGETLVHAGGYGVELLLAFEEREDGIAYTMREGPLDRLETTVTVAPEDEGSRITARSVVVTGGPAVFDRLAGWKRRGELKRALAAIEEQC; via the coding sequence GTGAAAGTCGAGACGTCCCGGTTCGTCCGCGCGCCGCCCGCCGTCGTCCAGCGTATCCTCTCGCCCGTCGCTCTCGTGGAGGCAGAGGGAAGCTTCGACGTCCGCGGCGTCGAGGACGGGGCAGGCGAGACGCTCGTCCACGCGGGCGGCTACGGCGTGGAACTCCTCCTCGCCTTCGAGGAACGCGAGGACGGCATCGCCTACACCATGCGCGAGGGACCCCTCGACCGACTGGAGACCACCGTGACCGTCGCGCCCGAGGACGAGGGGTCGCGGATCACCGCCCGGTCGGTGGTCGTCACGGGCGGGCCCGCCGTCTTCGACCGCCTCGCGGGGTGGAAGCGCCGCGGCGAACTGAAGCGCGCGCTCGCGGCCATCGAAGAGCAGTGCTGA
- the upp gene encoding uracil phosphoribosyltransferase: MTIEERTNASLVTHALARDTLSRIRDVRTSQVSFRKGLVKLGRICGYEIIDGAMETEYIPVETPLTEMTGERITGMDDVVIINVLRAATPFVEGLLKAFPRARQGVISAGRDEDAGMDEGGEFPISIDYVKLPKIEPEDTVIVADPMLATGSTMCVVLDHVLQDQPDPADLFVLSAVSAPDGLVRVAEQFPEADLLTVAIDDHLDENGYIVPGLGDAGDRAFGTGGRED; the protein is encoded by the coding sequence ATGACCATCGAGGAGCGCACGAACGCGTCGCTCGTGACGCACGCACTGGCACGGGACACCCTCTCGCGCATCCGCGACGTGCGCACGTCGCAGGTGTCGTTTCGAAAGGGGCTGGTCAAACTGGGGCGCATCTGCGGCTACGAGATAATCGACGGCGCGATGGAGACGGAGTACATCCCCGTCGAGACCCCCCTCACGGAGATGACGGGCGAGCGCATCACCGGGATGGACGACGTGGTCATCATCAACGTCCTCCGTGCGGCCACGCCGTTCGTCGAGGGCCTGCTGAAGGCGTTTCCGCGCGCCCGACAGGGCGTCATCAGCGCGGGCCGCGACGAGGACGCGGGGATGGACGAGGGCGGCGAGTTCCCCATCAGCATCGACTACGTCAAACTCCCGAAGATCGAACCGGAAGACACCGTCATCGTCGCCGACCCGATGCTCGCCACCGGGTCGACGATGTGCGTCGTCCTCGACCACGTCCTGCAGGACCAACCCGACCCCGCCGACCTGTTCGTCCTCTCGGCCGTCTCCGCCCCCGACGGCCTCGTCCGGGTCGCCGAGCAGTTCCCCGAGGCCGACCTGTTGACCGTCGCCATCGACGACCACCTGGACGAGAACGGCTACATCGTCCCCGGCCTGGGCGATGCGGGCGACCGCGCGTTCGGGACGGGCGGCCGCGAGGACTGA
- a CDS encoding IMPACT family protein encodes MSDPAPETYRTLAGRGEAAFEVHGSEFIGHAAPASDVEGAEAFVASVEAEYDDATHNVPAYRVREGDSTLGSGMLREYSSDDGEPSGSAGKPTLNVLQGQELENVVVVVTRYYGGTNLGVGGLVRAYSRAAKEAVADAGSVEEEPHESLSVVAAYDDSGTVRGIIESTGYEFEATYEDVVRFEVRAPVAESDGLRDRLRSATSGRADVS; translated from the coding sequence GTGTCAGACCCCGCACCCGAGACGTACCGTACCCTCGCGGGCCGCGGCGAGGCCGCCTTCGAGGTCCACGGCTCCGAGTTCATCGGCCACGCCGCGCCCGCTTCCGACGTGGAGGGGGCGGAGGCGTTCGTCGCGAGCGTGGAGGCGGAGTACGACGACGCGACGCACAACGTGCCCGCCTACCGCGTGCGGGAGGGTGACTCCACCCTCGGAAGCGGGATGCTCCGCGAGTACTCCAGCGACGACGGCGAACCCTCGGGGAGCGCCGGCAAACCCACGCTGAACGTCCTGCAGGGACAGGAACTGGAGAACGTCGTCGTGGTCGTCACGCGCTACTACGGCGGGACGAACCTCGGCGTCGGCGGCCTCGTCCGGGCGTACTCGCGGGCGGCGAAGGAAGCCGTCGCCGACGCGGGAAGCGTCGAGGAGGAACCCCACGAGTCGCTGTCGGTCGTCGCCGCCTACGACGACTCGGGGACCGTCCGCGGAATCATCGAGAGCACGGGCTACGAGTTCGAGGCGACCTACGAGGACGTGGTCCGCTTCGAGGTGCGCGCACCCGTCGCCGAGAGCGACGGCCTGCGCGACCGACTCCGCAGTGCGACGAGCGGGCGCGCCGACGTCTCGTAG
- a CDS encoding amino acid-binding protein translates to MFDEIMEKFENSPSQQAVIRLLLERGFSVNDEGRVVSGGIEIPNTGIAREIDVDRRVVDATTDAILADEELRRIFQNISAIPSLRDLAPVLDLTVLTVYVSDAEASGIVATVTGLIADHGISIRQTVSEDPEFTDQPRLSIITDEPLPGDLINEIRGLEFVRKIELE, encoded by the coding sequence ATGTTCGACGAGATAATGGAGAAGTTCGAGAACAGCCCCTCCCAGCAGGCGGTCATCCGCCTGCTTCTGGAACGGGGCTTCTCGGTCAACGACGAGGGGCGCGTCGTCTCGGGCGGTATCGAGATTCCGAACACGGGCATCGCCCGCGAGATAGACGTCGACCGACGGGTGGTGGACGCCACGACGGACGCCATCCTCGCCGACGAGGAACTACGGCGGATCTTCCAGAACATCTCCGCCATCCCCAGCCTGCGCGACCTCGCGCCGGTCCTCGACCTGACCGTGCTCACCGTCTACGTCTCCGACGCCGAGGCGTCGGGCATCGTGGCGACGGTGACGGGTCTCATCGCCGACCACGGCATCTCCATCCGACAGACCGTCAGCGAGGACCCGGAGTTCACCGACCAGCCCCGCCTCTCTATCATCACCGACGAACCTCTCCCGGGCGACCTCATCAACGAGATTCGGGGACTGGAGTTCGTCCGCAAGATAGAACTGGAGTAG
- the hisB gene encoding imidazoleglycerol-phosphate dehydratase HisB — MTDRTAAVTRETAETDIEVTLDVDGDGEATVETGVGFFDHMLESFAKHGLFDLTVRCDGDLHIDDHHTVEDVAIALGTAFEEALGEKRGIVRFADRRVPLDEAVAGCVVDISGRPLFRFEGGFSQESVGDFTSHMAKHFARSLSTHAGLTLHVEVTGENAHHEVEALFKCLARTLDDATRIDERRGGETPSTKGAL; from the coding sequence ATGACCGACCGGACGGCGGCGGTGACCCGCGAGACCGCCGAGACGGACATCGAGGTGACCCTCGACGTGGACGGCGACGGCGAGGCCACCGTCGAGACGGGCGTGGGCTTCTTCGACCATATGCTCGAATCGTTCGCCAAACACGGCCTGTTCGACCTCACGGTGCGCTGTGACGGCGACCTGCACATCGACGACCACCACACCGTCGAGGACGTCGCCATCGCCCTCGGCACGGCGTTCGAGGAGGCACTCGGCGAGAAGCGCGGCATCGTCCGCTTCGCCGACCGGCGCGTCCCGCTGGACGAGGCCGTCGCCGGCTGTGTCGTCGACATCTCGGGGCGCCCTCTCTTTCGCTTCGAGGGCGGGTTCTCACAGGAGTCGGTCGGCGACTTCACGAGCCACATGGCGAAGCACTTCGCCCGGTCGCTCTCGACGCACGCCGGCTTGACACTCCACGTAGAGGTCACGGGCGAGAACGCCCACCACGAGGTGGAGGCGCTGTTCAAGTGCCTCGCGCGGACGCTCGACGACGCGACCCGCATCGACGAGCGACGGGGCGGCGAGACGCCGAGTACGAAGGGCGCGCTCTGA
- a CDS encoding GYD domain-containing protein, producing the protein MSTYLMFADWTEQGFAALDESPNRLDDASDLAESLGGTLREFFMTMGPHDMAAVVEMPDDAAMARFALTLSKGGSVTTETVQAYTEAEYREILGGMD; encoded by the coding sequence ATGTCCACGTATCTCATGTTCGCCGACTGGACCGAGCAGGGCTTCGCGGCCCTCGACGAGAGCCCGAACCGACTCGACGACGCGAGCGACCTCGCGGAGTCGCTCGGCGGGACGCTCAGGGAGTTCTTCATGACGATGGGGCCACACGACATGGCCGCCGTCGTCGAGATGCCCGACGACGCGGCGATGGCTCGCTTCGCGCTGACGCTCTCGAAGGGCGGGAGCGTCACCACCGAGACGGTGCAGGCCTACACCGAGGCCGAGTACCGCGAGATTCTCGGCGGGATGGACTGA
- a CDS encoding tryptophanase — MRSYKAKMVEPIRLPDREARSRNLEAAGYNAFNLPSSAVYVDLLTDSGTGTMSDAQWAALLRGDEAYAGSRSFDELQRAVEDVMGFPYVAPTHQGRGAENVLYGVLLGEGGVGAGGASPEGERPVVLNNTHFDTTRAHVANQGAEAVDCPVEGAWDREAVGDFLGNFSVERAREVVAEVGADRIPVVVSTITNNSAAGQPVSVSNLRETAAFAEEIGATFVVDACRFAENAHFVKAREAEFRDTPLAEIAREQLSYADAITMSGKKDGLVNIGGFAAVRDPDLFEHVKQRTILYEGFPTYGGLAGRDVAAMAVGLREAVEPPYVEERVGQVATLADLLLERDVPVVTPPGGHAVYLDAGALLPDIPADQFPGQRLVCELYREGAVRGVELGSFAFPGADRPEYVRLALPRRTYWREHLEHVADTAAAVREKRESYTGLEIVAEPPMKELRHFTAELRPV; from the coding sequence ATGCGCTCGTACAAGGCGAAGATGGTCGAGCCGATTCGGCTCCCCGACCGCGAGGCCCGGTCCCGGAACTTGGAAGCGGCCGGCTACAACGCATTCAACCTCCCCTCCAGTGCGGTCTACGTCGACCTGCTCACCGACTCCGGCACCGGGACGATGAGCGATGCGCAGTGGGCCGCGCTGCTGCGCGGCGACGAGGCCTACGCGGGGAGTCGGAGCTTCGACGAACTCCAGCGGGCGGTCGAGGACGTGATGGGCTTCCCGTACGTCGCGCCGACCCACCAGGGACGGGGGGCGGAGAACGTCCTCTACGGTGTCCTCCTCGGAGAGGGCGGCGTGGGGGCCGGTGGAGCCAGCCCGGAGGGCGAGCGACCCGTCGTGCTGAACAATACGCACTTCGACACGACGCGGGCGCACGTCGCCAACCAGGGCGCGGAGGCCGTCGACTGCCCCGTCGAGGGGGCGTGGGACCGCGAGGCGGTGGGCGACTTCCTCGGGAACTTCTCGGTCGAGCGCGCCCGCGAGGTGGTCGCGGAGGTCGGTGCCGACCGAATCCCCGTCGTCGTCTCGACCATCACGAACAACTCCGCCGCCGGCCAGCCCGTGAGCGTCTCGAACCTCCGCGAGACGGCCGCGTTCGCCGAGGAGATAGGCGCCACCTTCGTCGTCGACGCCTGCCGGTTCGCCGAGAACGCCCACTTCGTGAAGGCCCGCGAGGCGGAGTTCCGCGACACCCCGCTCGCAGAAATCGCCCGCGAGCAACTGTCGTACGCCGACGCCATCACCATGAGCGGGAAGAAGGACGGCCTCGTCAACATCGGGGGGTTCGCCGCCGTCCGCGACCCCGACCTCTTCGAACACGTCAAACAGCGCACCATCCTCTACGAGGGCTTTCCCACCTACGGTGGACTCGCGGGCCGCGACGTGGCCGCGATGGCCGTCGGCCTCCGGGAGGCCGTCGAACCGCCGTACGTCGAGGAACGCGTCGGGCAGGTGGCGACGCTCGCGGACCTCCTCCTCGAACGCGACGTCCCCGTCGTCACCCCGCCGGGCGGCCACGCCGTCTACCTCGACGCGGGCGCCCTCCTCCCCGACATCCCCGCAGACCAGTTCCCCGGCCAGCGTCTCGTCTGCGAACTGTACCGGGAGGGCGCGGTCAGAGGGGTCGAACTCGGGTCCTTCGCCTTCCCCGGCGCGGATCGCCCCGAGTACGTCCGCCTCGCGCTCCCCCGCCGGACCTACTGGCGCGAACACCTCGAACACGTCGCCGACACCGCCGCCGCGGTGCGCGAGAAGCGCGAGTCGTACACCGGCCTCGAAATCGTGGCGGAGCCGCCGATGAAGGAGCTGCGACACTTCACGGCCGAACTACGGCCGGTCTGA
- the hisA gene encoding 1-(5-phosphoribosyl)-5-[(5-phosphoribosylamino)methylideneamino]imidazole-4-carboxamide isomerase: MFPEFEVVPAVDMQDGQVVQLVGGERGTETTYGDPVEAARRWVVEGARTLHLVDLDGAFEGDRKNAAAVERVVDAVDVDVQLGGGIRTAADAVALLDLGVDRVILGTAAVETPGIVDEVSADHPGTVMVSLDARGGEVVVSGWTEGTGLDPAEAAARYEELGAGAILFTDVDVEGQLEGVRTDPVRRVVEAVDIPVVASGGVATLDDVRALKEAGAAAVVVGTALYEGRFTLEEALAAGEE; this comes from the coding sequence ATGTTCCCGGAGTTCGAGGTCGTTCCCGCGGTCGACATGCAGGACGGACAGGTGGTCCAGTTGGTCGGCGGCGAGCGCGGCACGGAGACGACGTACGGCGACCCGGTCGAGGCGGCCCGGCGGTGGGTCGTCGAGGGGGCGCGCACCCTCCACCTCGTGGACCTCGACGGGGCCTTCGAGGGCGACCGGAAGAACGCGGCCGCCGTCGAACGCGTCGTCGACGCGGTGGACGTCGACGTGCAACTGGGCGGGGGTATCCGCACCGCCGCCGACGCCGTCGCCCTCCTCGATCTCGGCGTCGACCGCGTCATCCTCGGGACGGCCGCCGTCGAGACGCCCGGAATCGTCGATGAGGTGAGCGCCGACCACCCCGGCACGGTGATGGTGAGCCTCGACGCGAGAGGCGGCGAGGTGGTCGTCTCCGGGTGGACCGAGGGGACCGGGCTGGACCCCGCCGAGGCCGCCGCCCGCTACGAGGAACTGGGAGCCGGTGCCATCCTGTTCACGGACGTGGACGTCGAGGGGCAACTGGAAGGCGTCCGCACCGACCCCGTCCGGCGCGTCGTGGAAGCGGTGGACATCCCCGTCGTCGCCAGCGGCGGGGTCGCCACGCTGGATGACGTGCGGGCGCTGAAGGAGGCGGGGGCGGCCGCCGTCGTCGTCGGCACCGCCCTCTACGAGGGGCGGTTCACGCTGGAGGAGGCACTCGCCGCCGGCGAGGAGTAG
- a CDS encoding inorganic phosphate transporter, with the protein MVEALLIVGLAVAVFVGFNIGGSSTGVAFGPAVGSNTLSKLAAAALMSGFALLGGWTVGRNVIATMGGEIVPQSQFTLAASVTVLFFVGVALLISNLFGVPASTSMTAVGAIAGLGVATDTIMWETMGRIVSWWLVSPILAFWICAVVGRYLYPYLDAWFALDRSDDPAWYLDRSGPIPIPRPTPGVRRREVVGTVLVIAIACYMAFSAGASNVANAVAPLVGAGAVPGVAMFGSTDVAILIGGGAIGLGAFTIARRTLDTVGNDLTDLPLLAALVVETISASLITFLSVIGIPASLAVSATMCIVGLGWGRATRTTKLSQLPDAAKGAMAGEKAGPGVTIDALAADGKGGATDVRDVPSIGEEDPAALTAGDLFDPAATARVVVLWVVTPTVAAVAAYLVFRFVPFV; encoded by the coding sequence GTGGTCGAAGCGCTCCTCATCGTCGGGTTAGCCGTCGCGGTGTTCGTCGGGTTCAACATCGGCGGGTCGTCCACCGGTGTCGCCTTCGGCCCCGCCGTAGGGAGCAACACGCTCTCGAAACTCGCCGCCGCCGCTCTCATGTCGGGGTTCGCCCTGCTCGGCGGGTGGACCGTCGGTCGCAACGTCATCGCCACGATGGGTGGCGAGATCGTCCCGCAGAGCCAGTTCACGCTGGCCGCCAGCGTCACCGTCCTCTTCTTCGTCGGGGTGGCGCTGCTCATCTCGAACCTCTTCGGCGTCCCCGCGTCCACCTCGATGACCGCGGTGGGTGCCATCGCGGGTCTCGGGGTCGCGACGGACACCATCATGTGGGAGACGATGGGCCGCATCGTCTCGTGGTGGCTCGTCTCCCCCATCCTCGCGTTCTGGATCTGTGCGGTCGTCGGACGCTACCTCTACCCCTACCTCGACGCCTGGTTCGCCCTCGACCGGTCGGACGACCCCGCGTGGTACCTCGACCGGTCGGGGCCGATACCGATCCCCCGCCCGACCCCCGGCGTCCGCCGTCGCGAGGTCGTCGGGACGGTGCTCGTCATCGCCATCGCGTGTTACATGGCGTTCTCTGCGGGCGCGTCGAACGTCGCCAACGCCGTCGCACCGCTCGTGGGCGCGGGCGCCGTCCCCGGCGTCGCCATGTTCGGGTCGACGGACGTCGCCATCCTCATCGGCGGCGGGGCCATCGGCCTCGGCGCGTTCACCATCGCCCGTCGCACCCTCGACACGGTCGGCAACGACCTGACGGACCTCCCACTGCTCGCGGCACTGGTCGTCGAAACCATCTCGGCCAGCCTCATCACCTTTCTCTCGGTCATCGGCATCCCCGCCAGCCTCGCCGTCAGCGCCACGATGTGTATCGTCGGCCTCGGGTGGGGGCGGGCGACGCGGACGACGAAGCTCTCGCAACTGCCCGACGCCGCGAAGGGCGCGATGGCCGGCGAGAAGGCGGGACCGGGCGTCACCATCGACGCGCTCGCCGCCGACGGCAAGGGCGGCGCGACGGACGTCCGCGACGTGCCGAGCATCGGCGAGGAGGACCCCGCCGCCCTGACCGCGGGGGACCTGTTCGACCCCGCAGCGACGGCCCGCGTCGTCGTCCTCTGGGTGGTGACGCCCACGGTGGCCGCCGTCGCGGCCTACCTCGTCTTCCGATTCGTCCCGTTTGTCTGA
- the fer gene encoding ferredoxin Fer, translated as MPTVEYLNYEVLDDHGWSLDDDDLFDEAEGAGLDEEDYGTLDVNEGEYILEAAEAQGYDWPFSCRAGACANCAAIVTEGDIEMDMQQILSDEEVEDKNVRLTCIGSPAADTVQIVYNAKHLDYLQNRVI; from the coding sequence ATGCCCACCGTTGAATACCTGAACTACGAAGTACTGGACGACCACGGCTGGTCGCTCGACGACGACGACCTCTTCGACGAGGCGGAGGGCGCTGGCCTCGACGAGGAGGACTACGGCACGCTCGACGTCAACGAGGGCGAGTACATCCTCGAGGCCGCCGAGGCACAGGGCTACGACTGGCCCTTCTCCTGCCGTGCCGGCGCGTGTGCGAACTGCGCCGCCATCGTCACGGAGGGCGACATCGAGATGGACATGCAGCAGATCCTCTCCGACGAGGAGGTGGAGGACAAGAACGTCCGCCTGACCTGCATCGGCAGCCCGGCGGCCGACACGGTCCAGATCGTCTACAACGCGAAGCACCTGGACTACCTCCAGAACCGCGTCATCTAG
- a CDS encoding winged helix-turn-helix domain-containing protein — protein sequence MSNDETIAAERQSPDAAFGLLSNDLRVHILRTLGEAGDPMAFSQIREAVEERDSGKFNYHLRKLVGHLVVHDDDGYRLSLAGRKMYGAIISGAYTTEATIEPFSFAGVCPMCHATHLIAEYADERAKLYCDDCEMWQNEFSFPPASLDQFDHEELPYAFDRWMRATVSKVVHGFCSNCGGRVTGTLVPTEEIDNPIPVQARYDCNRCGETVQSYPTLPVLYCTEAIEFFADHGVNVLQDLTWTHLTNEDSISIELADNDPVRAMVRFTLDDETLVAVVDSEATVESIAIE from the coding sequence ATGTCTAACGACGAGACGATAGCGGCAGAGCGGCAGTCTCCAGACGCGGCATTCGGGTTACTGTCGAATGACCTTCGCGTACATATCCTTCGGACGCTCGGAGAAGCAGGAGATCCAATGGCGTTCTCTCAGATTCGTGAAGCTGTCGAAGAGCGTGATTCTGGGAAGTTCAACTATCACTTACGAAAGCTCGTCGGGCATCTCGTCGTCCACGACGACGACGGCTACCGGCTCTCTCTCGCGGGTCGCAAGATGTACGGCGCGATTATCTCTGGCGCATACACGACCGAAGCCACAATCGAGCCTTTCTCGTTCGCAGGCGTCTGCCCGATGTGTCACGCGACGCACCTCATCGCCGAGTACGCCGACGAGCGGGCGAAACTGTATTGTGACGACTGCGAGATGTGGCAGAACGAGTTTTCATTCCCACCTGCGAGCCTCGACCAGTTCGACCACGAGGAACTCCCATACGCGTTCGACCGTTGGATGCGTGCGACGGTCTCGAAGGTCGTACACGGCTTTTGTTCGAACTGCGGGGGGCGCGTCACTGGTACACTCGTTCCGACAGAAGAGATTGATAACCCGATTCCCGTACAGGCCCGTTACGACTGCAACCGGTGCGGAGAGACCGTTCAGTCCTATCCGACGCTCCCAGTCCTCTACTGTACCGAGGCGATCGAGTTTTTTGCCGACCACGGTGTCAACGTGCTACAGGACCTCACATGGACACACCTCACAAACGAGGACAGTATCAGCATCGAACTCGCCGACAACGACCCAGTACGGGCCATGGTCCGATTCACGCTCGACGACGAGACACTCGTGGCGGTCGTCGATTCGGAAGCGACAGTGGAGTCGATAGCTATCGAGTGA